The window aaattaaaacttaatgttaaagggagtggttcttattgttttggaaattttattaggatgGGAAATcttattttccaaaatcaaaacttaatagTAATTacttaaatgaaaaacaaattaataattaacgttgatggcatgcttgtaaataggtatgaacttcaggatttatcTCAATAATGTATATgtaaagattaagaaaaaataaacaggTCTGTTGTCTTTTTACTCAAAAAGTTGTTATAAAACGTAACCAAGGTTGAGTCACAAAACGTGTTTAATTTGTTAAGATTCTGTAAGATCAAAGCATTGCAAACGTTATTAGTTCATAAAACAGTCATGAAGAATTAGCTAAAAGGTGACTTAGTATCAAACCAACGTctcgagtaaaaaaaaaaattgtcctctaatattagttaccaagaTTTTCGGTAATTTTTTTACGTACTGAAAACACTTTGAGGATCAATCAAGAATAGATAAAGGAGTGCCGGATCGGAaggatataattttattttcatgtctCTCGTACGTGAACACCATTTAAGATTCTTAGCTTCACTTAAATTAATTATCGTTTCCCGATTTATATTCAGTTAAAATGTACATCAAAGATATAGTAATGATCAGTTTTTGTGGCATGAGCCAATCAACAACGTTATGAGAGAGTGTCACGTGGCTAATGTTATCATCTCGTCTTCGTTATGAGTAATTAGAGATCTTTACTCTCCTCTCGTGGTTAAAATCAAAGTGACACGAGAATCGGTAAGGTTAAAGTTAGAGTTCTTTCACATAGTCTCATATCTGTGATTGGAGTGATGCCATCGCCGCCGATCGCTAAGGAAAGATGTATTTGGGTATATATGAGTAATCTAGTAGGTATTTTTGAACCGTTATGTTGGATAGATATTTTGAACCGTTAAATGAATGCCATTATCTAAGTGTTGCAAGGTATACAATTTGGATTTGATTACATAGATACATCAACTCTTGAAAGTTCCACTAAGTGGTACTCTTTAGAAACTAGTCTTtgtcaaagagaaagaagaagatataaatattttttttgctaagtgTGTAAATATCATTGAAAAAGAAATAGAGTTTGTTTTTACATGATTTGGGATTCACAATACTTGGTTccttagtaaaaaaaataaaaacaaggaagCAAATTAATTGTAAAGATTCTGAGAGAAGCTTATCTAAACCAAATGCCGAAAAGGTTCTTAAACTTCTTGCGGTCTAGTTGTGTTGATGATCTCGCGGTCTATCTGTTTGAAGACAATAGACGGTGACACGACTTGTTCAAACTTCATAATTAATCTCGCATTCTGGTTGAGCAACAAAGAAGTATGAACATTTAAGGGTTTGATTGGTTCAAACGTTGCGAttgcggttgcggttgtggGAGATTAcggaagcgggcgattgcggtttcaaccgttattaagcgttttgaacgactggtttagcggtttcaaattggtgcgtttgtgggaggtttacgactggttgaccagcgggtgcaattgCGGTtagaacataataaatgtgatatataatatataaatgtttaaaacacacaaaattttaattaaacttgatttataatttaaatttattaaaaaaatactaaaataattattgaaaaaacaaataaatttcatattgaaatacttatttctttatgcatttggcttttcacctaaaatttaatcaagtaatttgataaatgacaaaacatatactttagatcgtagatcttttctcttttctcttagatcgtgggtcagtagttgcatcggtaggaatggttaagtgagagttgagaagagtcactggtgatttgttttaatattttcacaaataatcttatttttaaaaaatttctgatgaattattgtatttatttagatttttctgaacttatgtgcgatgtgtcattaaatttacatcaagttttccgggttattgtaaattgaaatattattttcttctaattgtttattttataatctctgtaatcgtatccgtacttcatttcTCTCAcccttaatgagtaaaatggttaaatagaagatataacacaaaagaatttcattatcattgatttctttaaatttttttattaaaaaaaaaatccaaccgcAATCGCTCGCAACcacaaacgcttgcgggaagcagcttttgaaattcagtggtttgaagcgGTTGGGAATGATTAGGAACGATTAGAAGCGTTTTATGTGATTGATTCCAATCGCTAGTAATCGTTACCACCCGCAAACACTACATTTGCaggaggtagcgggagaaccgGTCAAAACCTAAGTCTTGATACAGGAAACACTTTCAAGCGTACATATATCcctgattaaaaaaaaccagaaGAACAAGTCATGAAGAGTTTTTGAGGTAAATTACATTCGATTCTTTTAGAAAAtacttaagaagaaaaaaaaggaagagagaaaatattattacaatCTGATCTGAGAAAACTAGAATAATGTACCCAATAAATGCTAgatattttaacatatatagtcAAAAACTTCTGAAAGTGATTAGTATGCTTCTAAAAGATATAATATGACACATcactgacaaaaaaataaaaaaaatgtatgataCATCATGTAGTAATAAGAGTGCCACGTGGTAATCTTCTAGTAATATAAGTAGTGTTCTGATCTTCacgaaaattagggtttccagCAATGACTTGCCCGAAGCGTCAGAAGATGGAGGAGACAACGTGTGACGACAGCGATTCGGATAATTCCCAAGACGCCACACCGGAAGAAATCCAACTGTACTATGATGAGTGGGATAAAAGCCAGGTTTTGAGATTTCTTTCTCctctatattatatttcttttgtttttattacttGTTTCAATATTTTGATTATCCCGATCGAGGAGTGATTTGGTGCAGGGTTTTGAAATCGACTTCTCGAAACTTAGCTACTGTTCCTCATGGAAACCTATGGATCTGGACGCCAGTACAAGGGTTGACGAGCCTCAAACCAACAGAGATTTTATCGCCAGGTTGTCCAATCTGGCTCTCACAAAGCACAATGCAGAACATGTTAggacatatttttgtttttgtttcatgaaTATCTTAATATGACTCTGTTCCGAAATTTTGATTGctgtatatttgtttttttggttttggttttggtttggtggTAGGGAACAAGACTGGAATTGGTAAAGGTTTTGAGGGCAAACTATCATCCATCTGCTGGAATCACTCTCTACATCTCTTTCGAAGTCAATGATCCGTCTGATGATGCTAATAAGGTCAAGCCCTATAGAGCAGTGGTTCGCTACTTAGCCGAATATGATATTGAAGTACATTCTTGCAAGCCTAAACCTTCTTCGTGAATTTCCTCAGAGTGAGTTTTGTGGTTTCTCCACATCtgtctatctatctatctatcaagCTCAAGGGCAGAAAAGTGTTTGCTTGCTTCGTCCTCCAACCTCTTTGTATTGTTATGGCTCGTACGTGTCAAACGAGTTCTTTGTTTGTAGTCTTGGTGTTGGTGTTTCGCTATATCATTCATTAGCCAAGTTATgtatttggatatatatatatatatatatatatatatgaataattcaTTAGTTCTGTATTTGGATTGATGATATTTTCAACCGTTAAAAGGAATGCCATTATCGCAGTTGCAAggtataaaatttagttttgatttacaACTCTTGCAAGTTCCACTAAGTGGTACTTTTCAGAGATTAGTCTTTTGTCACTTTAGCATTGGGATTACGCATTAtacacaaatcaaaataatgACAAAGATACAGATTCAAAGGAGCGCTTCCACATTTATCAGATTTCACTACCACAACAAAACATTCTCCATGTCCCATTGCAGCTCTAGCCGTATCCTGGCAAATCCCATACCGTCAATAGCTTTTTGAAACCGAATACAAAAGTGGACAaggccatcatcatcattagcaTTGGGATTTCGCATCTACACAAATGAAAATAGTGAACAAAAATTCCAACGCCGGTTGAGGTGTCTTTGAATTCAACAAGAGGAATTAGAGTTAATTATTTGAAATTTCATGACGTGCAGAATTCAATGAATCAAATTAGGACTCTCTGATGATTTCTTATACGATCTCTCGATGTGAATAAACGAGTCTTGGTCTTTTAGACTGAGTTTGTCCCACGCAACGTATGTAAGCATGAGCCGCTGGTAGAGGCATGTGCTACATACCGATGATAGGATGTTGTTAGTAgctagaaataaaaatatatgaaatagcaaagagaaagaagaagatataattTACAAGGACACACCGCTTACGCAAAATCAAACAATAGCTGGCTACGGACCCAATCCATTAGCAATCATACTGATCTTTCACAACGGGAACAAATAGTTGACTATCATATTACTCAAGGAAGTAGCTAAGAAACCACAAGATAGAAGGATGAATCAGAATCATCTTCAGCCAAATATAAAAACTGTTGCATCGTCTAACCATTTGCGAACTTTCGAAGTGAATGATCCATCTGATGGACAACAAAACCCCCTGATCATTGAGCACTGGTTGGCTATTATTCCTTTATGGCTAAAATATAGCTATATTATATATCTAGTCAATTCCCGGCTAAATAGCCACAAAATCAGCTGTAGCCACAAATTATTTGCAATAGGCCATTATTGACTATGCTAGTCAGCAGCAGTAAGTAAAGTGCCcaccaaaacgaaaaaaatattcaatgtCTACATTGGAATAGACCATTCGATCGATACGACGTAACTTGTAGATCACAGTAAAagtcttttttaatttttggaaaagTTTCCGGGTGAGTTAAAACGACTTATTGAAAAAGTTACTGTGCATGGTGAGAGTAAATATTTCTTAAATATAGAttatttcttgaaaatattatttagagCTGAGGGAACTAACTGGTTCACTTATTTTTCTTCACATActtaattttaattgaatttgaacagttttttttttttttgtaggaaattAAATCGTAACTTGATAAACATGGACCGAtacaaatagaaaaagaaaatctgatatatatataaaaaaaggttctcatcataaaagaaaaaaaaaaaaaggtgtgacTTTTCCCAAAATCATTCAGAAACACATCGAAAACTAGCTAGGGTTCGTTTTCCATCCCCATCGATCTCGATTCAGCGATGATTTCAGCGATTGAGTATAAGAGATCGGAAGAACCTCCTTCCCTTAAGCGTCCAAAGTTAGAGGAGGAGACATCATCGAAATTATCCAACGATGAACCTCGTCCTGCTGACGACTCGTCGTATGATTCGGATGATTGGGAAACTTTATCAGATGATTTCCGACTCTTAGATGAAGAGTGGGACAAGAGCGGGGTTTGTAATCTCTccaacgattttttttttttttaatatatatgggtGTGGTTTGGTTTTTCAGGGTTTCGATGTCGACTTGTCGAAACTGCGTCACACATTCGGTTACGGATCTGTGGATCTGGACGAGTCTGACTTAGCTAGCAATAGCGAGGAGCCTTATGATACCAACAACAGAGATTTTCTCAACAGATTGTCCAAGATGGCTATCTCCCACTACCACGAAAACACGgttagtattttatttgttttgctgCTGAGCTGAGATGAATCTCTTTAGGAAATAACTAACTTATTGTATTGTTACTGTGCATACATACATATGGTAGGATACAAGGCTGGAACTTGTCAAGGTTTTGAGAGCAAATTTTCACCCATCTGCTGCAATTACACTCTACATCACCTTCGAAGCATATGATCTTTCGGATGTTAATAACCAGACAAAACGGTACCAGGCAGTGGTTCGCTACTTGCCCTGGGATATTAAAGTTTGCTCTTGCTGGCCTGCACCTTCAGCTTCTTGAATTCTGATATTTCTGCTGAAAAAAAGGTACTATTTGTTTAAAAGCCCACAtatttagcttcttctttaatcCTGTTGCATACAACTCTATAATTAATGTATCGGTGGGAAATCTTTCTATGATATTATTACGTTCAGCTATACTACTGCTTACTTATATGGTTAGCTAGGCTGAAGTTCCAGTGATGTTCCttgctttgatttttatattaaagtatCCTTTTGTTATGATGATTTCTGCAGTTTCCACCGGGCTGAGCTCATGCATCTATGAATGGGAAGCAAAAGGGCACTAGGAAGTTTCATCTTGTCCCTTGATTTTctatatttgaaattaataaggTGTATCGAGTTATGGCCAAATTATACCTTGCTGCTTTCTCCGTGTTTTAAAGTCACTACTGTTTTCGTTCTATGGAAGATGTTCTTATTAGTTACACTCCTTTTGTTTGGCCCTCACTGGTTCAGTTTGTTCATTTCTTGACTACTTCTAGCTAGGCTTCTAGCTTTATGGCATTCCTTAGTTCATCACattgttttggaagaaaaaaaaaattacgacaACATTCTTAGAATTACCAAAACTGAAGATCTCTGGTAGCCTTAAAACTTTGAGATTGATACATTTGGCAATaagtaatgtatttttttttttttttcgttgcaATATTTTCTCAACCGACTACGGTATACTCTTTGACATAATCGGCCAAGAAAAATCTAGCAAAAAGATTAACAAACCACAAAACTCTTCATCTTTGGTCCATGGCAAAAAAACTGTAATTATTTACTCAAATAACACCTAGGTTTCGATTACTCTAGAGTGAgaattcaatttcttgaatcaaCAACTTCCTCCCATCTGCTCTGGACCGATCAAGTTGAGCTGAGCTTATGCAAATCTGCAAGCACAAGACAAGGCCATTCAGTTGAATAAAAGGATGCAAACTTCCACAGGGTTTAAAAATCTAGCTAAGAAAAGCAATCAAAAATTCATTACTCAAGTGTCGGCTTTGTTCATTAATCAgtactttatttatttcttgGTCTCACTGTCTTAATTAGATCCTATCCGTTGTTATGTATATTCTCCAGTCCTACTACTCTATCAACTATATGATATATGAGTTAATTACTAGTACCAGTAACTTGTAGTCTGGATGTCAAAGCTCCATCAAACCTTCAAACGAAAAATTAACTAGTTAGTAAAAAAATGCATTCTTAAGGTATAAAAACTAGCCACACTCTTCAAAACTACATATATACCGTAATGTCGATAACACTGACAAACAACGAGGGCTCTCCATTTTTCTGGCTACACTTCCTTATAATCTTTCCAATGCCTTTCTCTCCCCAGCATTCACCATAAGAATTCTGGATGAGCCAATAATGCTCACCTTCGTCGGTTGTATCAAAACCAACAACTAACACCGCATGTCGACCAAAATAGGTATCTCTTCTTGTACTTGAACCTTTATAtattccctatatatatatgttggttacGTTAAGATATAAGCTACAATCAGTTTGAGTGTGTTCTATTTAATTAGCTATAGGGGTTAGTTCAAACTTACTGATTTATACTTCAAAAAGCTATGGTAAGAATCAATAATAGCAATGATAGGACGCTGGTTTACTAGCTGAATCAAGTCTTCTTCCTTGACATCTTTTCTCTTGATCAAATTAAATTCCTTGATCTTGTAGAAGGAGTCCTCCTGAACAGTAAATTGAAACAAGATGAGAGAGTACATACAACAATTAAATTAGTTGTATCacacaaaactatatattgaaaaataattacaaagaaCATGCATGACAAGAAAAATTAGTGGAGGTAAGACTTACTGAAGTTTGTTTGGAGCATTCTTTAGGACAAGTTTGGTTGATGCCACCCGAGAATTTGCACACTTGTTCAAGAACAAGGCCTTCACACTTTAAGAATTTGGAGAGCTCTTCGTATTTGATGATGTGGCCATTCTTTTGATTCTTGCCAGTGATGTTGTTTATTAGATGTTGAGGAGAAAGTTCAACTCTAATACCCTTGATAGCAAACAAGGCTTGTACACATCTTGCATTAGCCACAGCCCAACAAACAcctataacaataaataaacaaaatctctCTACTGTGGTTTAGACGACGTCCCTATAATTTAGCTAACTATAGTTTAATTTGTACTTGTATACacccataatatataaaaaggcaCCTAATTAAGAATCGAAtcgaacatatatatatatatatatatatatatatatatatatatatatatggttcgtGTTCCTTGATCCATATATGTTCaacttatatctatataaagCTTAAAGCTTACTTAGGTCTCCTTGTTTAATGGCTGCACTTAGATACTGGTACCAATCTTTGCAATTCTTGGTAAAATGTGTGATGGAAGGTCCTACACATTGGAATATTAATTTTTCAGAAAGTTAACAGCTTGATGGTGACTTCTATATATAACAcaaccaattatatatataaagttcagATGGATATTTTACCTTTGCCCATTCATCATCTGATTTTGTAAATCTCTGATTACACAGTTTCCACGAACAACAAAGTCAGAACACAAAtggagaattcttttttttgttaactatccatccatatatatagttacaaaattaacaacaagaatcaaaacCTTTGTCGATTTCGGTGCAGGTGATGACTTGTTGTTTTTtctgaggagaagaagaggatttcTTGTTTTTGCACTTTCTTCCAGCACCAACGCCAACAACTGTGGATTCTTCATCATCTGAGTCACCCTTGTTATCCCCCTTTCTTCCAGTTCCAGCAGCACCAACGCCGATAACTTTAGAATCTTCATCATCGGATTCAGTACTCTCAGTCGACGATGTGTGTTCCTTCCCAACATTCTTATTTTCACTCTCCATTTTCCCCCAACGATCCCTCTCTGCTCGTCTCTCTCATGTGCTCTCaaagctctctcttttttttttctttctttcttttctcgcCTTCTGaattaatttcctaaaactCGAAGGAGGGAAACGCCAAAGTTAGCGATCCTCATGTAAAAAAATGTCCGTACGATCACGTGGGTCCAGGATTCACAAATATTGTTTAGCTAATAGGAGTATAATACTAGGGTTTGCGCATGATTAAGAGagtaattagttttgttttacattcACTACTCACTACGCAagtaattagtaattaattaatcaaacaaGGTTTTTTCTTCCACTTTATAATCAAGTCACTACCACTAGTGGGGGAATTCCCATTCCAATAAATGTCATCAACTAATCATGTTTTATGCTTAATTAATACTATAGTTTACGAGTTTATGTTTTGGTGCTTAATTAAGTCGTTCATGACAATAAGAAAACTAATCGTGTCTTTGGAGAAAGATAGAATTTCAATTTATCATATTTCATGCTTAAACATATTCTTTTTATTGTATGAATGTTCAATTANaaaaaaaaaaaaaaaaaaaaaaaggctgttTTACAACTTAATGCAGCATTTTATCCTAAAGTAGCAACAGAGGTAAATCAGAAAGTAGTTTGAAGTAGATTAGATGGGGTGGGTTAAACATATTTAGTAGATTAGACTTGCTTAAACATATTTACgttatctaaaaatatatatatatatatatatatatatatatattaaagaagatAGAAATAGAAAAGGTCCTCTACTTTTCAAAGAGCAGAAATAAAGGTcattttcatatgttttcttCCTATTTCTTcgtctttacaaaaaaaaaaaaaaaaaaaaaaaacaaacaaacaaaagactTGGAAAATTGACAGCAAATATTCTTTGTTTCTGTTCTTCGGTTGGACTTGGACCCATTTCTTCCCCTACCTTTCAATGGGATCTTCCTCTTTACCAGAGATTAATATTAGAGAATCAACttatatttaactaaattttaaaatcttataacCAGAATAAAATGAGCACGAGAATTTGTTAGCCCAATCAAATAGTCAAAtcgtaattttgttttcatttttcttcaatAACCAAAAGATTTGGGATTTAGGGATTTAACTACGACTacaactacagtaaaacctgtataaattaataatgttggaccaagatattttattaatttatagtaatattaatttatagtaatatttttaatagtttaaagtttaaaaattatgaattgagacaattttaacaaaaatttcggatattcaaaattttatggtattgaaattgaatttttaatatttagaaaacattattaacaataaattacaaatacaatagacaaattcacctatacacatgacatacataaaattaaatttatgaataataatatagattgttgtattttaatagtcaatcaaactatcgaaatgtaaatgatggatatctaaaaattgaaaactttaaaaaatatagctatatttatgacatgttacaaaagattttatatcattatattttgaaaatacaacataatagttgttttgtagatatgagctttaggagaaatatacattatattttttttctttacatatattatatatatgtaaatttacatgattattaatttatgatattattgggaccatattttacatggagatttcagaaaaattattatcttattatcttatcaaattttgttattttttatactgacccgacttgggactaacaaaatttattaatttatagtgtttattaatttatagagtattaatttatagagtttttactGTACTACGATCTCATGGctaattagtgtttttttttcttttttttttcttacgttaGCTTATTAGCACCTAGAAGACCACTAAAGTTGTAAATAATACAAATGGATTTATGATCTTCTACTTTACTCCAAATACCAAAGAAAACGAAACTATATGTTTTCCTTACGAGATCATTTAATGGAGGACTAGAGGAGGAagtttattttagtttctttgttcTGAAACTCTGACTTCGATATGACCTGACCTGCTTACGTAGGAGGATATAGATACGTAGTAGggttcttatgttttatttatttatttaaggtATTTCTGGAGGGAAtctagaaatatataatttacacaCACTTCTGTATACTCTCACTATTTGAAACTAGATTACTGTGGTCAACAgtttctgttaatttttttttctgtatgaTATATCCGTTAACTTACGTCTCACAAACATTATACGTATGTACATGTATTAATAATCTCTATGGTACTAGGCTACTACCACGAAAAGACGGTTTAGTTATCGATCGGATAAAAGCCAGGTTTTGAGatttcttctaattttcttttgtgtttttgttcttgttttaaaatttttattatttgctttAATATTGATTAtcccgagagagagagagatttgctGCAGGGTTTTGAAATCGACTTCTCGAAGCTTAGCTGCAGTTAAAACCTAAAATTAAGTACAACTGTACAAGTACgcattttaatttcttaattgcTGGTTCAATTACAACTACTGACTAAAGATCTGGTTCGTTTCTAACTTGGTTTAGATTTCTGTCCATTTAACCTTTTTTATTCGGGATTCCGGAATTGGGCCTTTGGCCCTGTAAACTTTTTTCATCTGTTATGACTTTAAATTGAATACCTTCtaacaaaaataatctttttttaaattaatgtctTCTTAAAGAAAAGTGAACTGTGTATACAATCTCTTactttcttaatttatttatttatgtatatgaaaTCTGAACAcaataaactaaaaacaaaagtatttaaATAGCGTTGTCCCTTATTGGTAATTTTAACATAACTCTGTAATTGTTCAAGTATTTAAAATAGCGTTTtcccttaaaaacaaaaaaatagtgatTGGATTTTGAGGTTATCGTATTCTAGAATTTAAGTACAAAATGGATaggataaaaacaaaactgaatgAAAACCATAAACTGactaaatttaacaaaactcaatacgcattcaattttttgtttttttttttgtttttttgtcaaacatacGCATTCACTTAATATATCTGAAATCCATGAACATACATTTAACAAAACGACATGCTAATGAAAATATACGACTTATGTACGGGTTGAACCGTGTTATTGATGGACGATCTCAAACGTTACATAAGAGATGATCAGCAAATGATCGATATTATTACGACCACACTCAAAGATTACACAATTCGACGCCTTCAAAAGGGGTAGATACATACTCCCACGGCTGGGACGGTAACGATAAATTCGCCATACTCCAATGCTGTGGCTATGAATTCTTATTCTTGGGCTACcagaaaaagaagtaaaaaaaaaaagaagcgagATTGTATTGGTAGCGTATTATCCTTACCATTGAGAAAAAAGTtggcaaaaacaaaagttatgaaTATGTATAATGTCTTAGTAGTAGTAAGTTGATAAAGAAACTAGCAAAATCACAGAACATTAAGATTCAATTTTTGGCATACAAATACGAGAGACAAACCCAAAGACCAGATAGTATaaaagcaattaaaaataaCAGAGGCTCCAAAAGGACAAACTCAAAGAGCTTCTCATACGACTTGGTAATTCTGTGCAATCAGCTGCGTCCTCTGCACAAACCTTGGGGtcgcaccaccaccacctctcAGAGGAATCATTCCAGTCACCTGCACCATTATGAACATGCCATCTCATTTGTAATCCAACACAACAAGCCTCAATTCTCGGATAAACCAAAATATGGAACTTGGATTTTTTCCGAAGACCAAGATTCATACCTTTAAGCCACTGTAAGTACTAGCGGCTGCAAACTGAACAGAGATGGGGAAGAAGGCCGATGAATCCGCTGGTGGCACGACAAACTCCATTGACCCACTGCAACAAAAATTTCATGTATATTCATTCACATGACAAATAAAACTCCAAAGTAGTTTTTAAGCAGATGATGACATCATCATTAGTTTACCCGCGGTTGGTGTTGTCGATGAGTAGTATAGACCATTCCAGAACAGAATTTCTTGGGTCGTACCTGATAATATTCACAAAGATACGGTTAGTTCTTAAGAGTGGATAGAAAGACAATTATAAGTTTCAGAACAAATAAAGAGATAAACCAGAGTGTAAAGGTCAATTTATGTTTCAAACCTCCAGTCCCCATCGCATTGTCTAACGCTTGGTGCATCTCTTAGAGCAGGAAGTGGTACGGAGATGATGACATTAGTCAGATCAAACATGGCTGAGGCTTCATACTCCAGGCTGACATATGTCTCGTTTCCAGAGACTGAAGGCCAGCAGTTGACTGCACCAGACAAAAGATTTGCATGAATGGGACAAACATAAACATGTAAACCTGTAAAAAACAGACACGATAGACTCCAAAGCCTTACTTGTAAGTGGCACCATTGACTCTTCTGCTCTTTGCATTCTCCACCTGAGAAGACCAACTCCATCTCCACCTTGACCAGTGGGAAATGGCTGATCAGGTCTCTTCAGCCCTAGAATATTCTCATTATTAAACATATCTCGGTTGATGTTGGGATGAGTCTTGAAAAGAATTTCGGGATTTCCACCGGTTTCAATCTGTAGACAAAGTAAAACATAGATAAGTTCATACAAAGATAAAAACAGAAAGT is drawn from Camelina sativa cultivar DH55 chromosome 8, Cs, whole genome shotgun sequence and contains these coding sequences:
- the LOC104708608 gene encoding uncharacterized protein LOC104708608, translating into MISAIEYKRSEEPPSLKRPKLEEETSSKLSNDEPRPADDSSYDSDDWETLSDDFRLLDEEWDKSGGFDVDLSKLRHTFGYGSVDLDESDLASNSEEPYDTNNRDFLNRLSKMAISHYHENTDTRLELVKVLRANFHPSAAITLYITFEAYDLSDVNNQTKRYQAVVRYLPWDIKVCSCWPAPSAS